The genomic window ATTTTACCATTAAACCTGTTCCCGAACAAAATGAACCGTATAAAATTTCCTGCTTCCTCTTGCTTTTCTTCAACTTCATGGGAAAAAGACCAGGCGTGGATTACAAGGGAGGGTCAACATTGGCGCTTCTGATGCTGCGCATCCTTGACTTCTTCACTCCGCAACGTAAACAAGGTAATTTCCGGCCGCGCTAAAAATCGCACCGGGAGACCGGAAATTCCAATGCCTTTGTTTACATACATCGTCGTGTTTCCCTTGTGAAACAGCCCCGCTATATAGCCAAAACGAGAATACACCACGGGAGGTCCATACAAAGGGACACTTATCTGCCCGCCATGAGTATGGCCCGCCATCATAAAATGAATCTCCCTCGCCTCTGCCATCTCAATCGTATCTGGGTTGTGGGCTAATAAGAGTTTTGGTTTGTCATCGGTGCCTTTTAAAGTCCTGCGGAAATCCACCCGCCCTCTCCACAGATCATCTACTCCGGCGATAAACAGATAATCGTTTTTCCGGTAAAGAGGGACATGCTCATTGATCAACACACGGATACCTGCCTTGGATAAGGCATGGAAAGTCTGGTCTTTATCGTCATGATTCCCCAGCACGGCAAAGACCCCTTCTTTTGCCCTGAGCGCAGACAATTCCTCTGCAACGGACGCAATAAATGCGCGGGAACGATACACATAGTCCCCCGTCAACACAATGACGTCCGGACATAACGCGTTTGCCTTTTGAACGCATCTCCGGATAAAATCCCTGGGAACGTATTTGCAATGATGAATATCCGATAACTGGGCAATCGTCATCCCCTCAAACTGTTTTGGCAGGGCATGAATCTTTATCGGGACATGATTCGTTTCAACCCAGCGAGGTTCAAGCCACCGGCTGTAACCCCCCAGAGTTACGAACCCAAATCCGTATCCCAGAGTGCCCAGCACAAACGTTCTCCGCGAAATCATGCTTCACTCCACATTACGTTTTTCTGCAACCCTGCAGCGTCAATCAGCGCTTGAGATCGCATGGCGATAAGCAATCCGAGCAGATACCTTCTTCCCATTCCTCGCTGACAAAAGCCAACCAGTCTTCCGGCGCATTACGGCATGACAAGCATATCCCCAGATCGCAAAGCCCTTCGACGGGATCGTTCGAATCCCTTATTGCCGTACCACAACAAGCGCATTGCCACGTAATCATATCGCTGCTTACATGGCCCCCGACATCGCACATGGAACCCTCCTCCTTTTTTTCGAAAAATTCACTTCTTCTTTTTGCTCTCGTCGACAAAATATTGCAATACATCCGTCTCGGTAATTAAACCAACCAGCCTGGCTTTTTCCTTTACAACCGGCAGCGCCCCCACCTTCTTATCAATCATACTCTGGGCGGCCTCTTCAATGGTTGCTTCCGGGGAAATGGTCACCACATGCTTTGTCATCACTTCC from Candidatus Brocadia sp. includes these protein-coding regions:
- a CDS encoding metallophosphoesterase; amino-acid sequence: MISRRTFVLGTLGYGFGFVTLGGYSRWLEPRWVETNHVPIKIHALPKQFEGMTIAQLSDIHHCKYVPRDFIRRCVQKANALCPDVIVLTGDYVYRSRAFIASVAEELSALRAKEGVFAVLGNHDDKDQTFHALSKAGIRVLINEHVPLYRKNDYLFIAGVDDLWRGRVDFRRTLKGTDDKPKLLLAHNPDTIEMAEAREIHFMMAGHTHGGQISVPLYGPPVVYSRFGYIAGLFHKGNTTMYVNKGIGISGLPVRFLARPEITLFTLRSEEVKDAQHQKRQC